The region TGCGCATAAGCGCACTCCACGGTGCAGGCACCGCTGGGCGCAACGGGGCCGCAAAGCTCGTTGGCAGTCGGGGCGGCAGCCGTTCTTAAAGGCCCCTCAGTGGCCAAAGGAACAGAAACCCACTCCCGAGAACTGCAACGTAAGCGATTCTCCGATCCCACTGTTCCGATGGCTTGATTTTTTCGTTGGATTGAGCGCGAACGCGAGTCGCCCTCGTGATTACGCCGCGAGGCGATCGGCGGAACGCTGTGCTGCCCAACCCCAAGGCATGAGCTCGTCGAGGCGCGATGCAGGCCAGAGATTGACGAGCTTTGTGAGCACGTCGGCGAAGTAGGCTTGCGGATCGACACCATACAGTTTGCAGGTCTCGACAAGTGAGGCGATGGCCGCCCAGTTCTCGGCCCCTTGATCGTGGCCAGCGAACAGCGCGTTTTTCCGATTGAGCACAATCGGACGGATACTTCTTTCCACGATGTTGGTGTCGAGTTCGATGCGACCGTCGTCGAGGAAGCGAACGAGCCCATCCCAATGGTTCAGGCCGTAGCGGATGACTTCGGCAATGACGGACTTCGTCGAGACGCGCGCGAGCTGCTGTTCGAGCCAGGTTTTGAGCGCCAGCACGAGTGGTTTGCTCTTTTCCTGGCGCACGGCGCGGCGCTCATCGGCGCTTTTGCCACGGATCATCTTCTCGATCGCATAGAGCGCGGCGATGCGGTCCAGACCTTCGCTCGCGATCGGCGCCGAACCGCCCTTTGCGATATCGAAGAACTGTCTTCTCAGATGAACCCAACAAAAGGCGAGCGTGATCGCATCGCCGGTCCGTGCGTCATCGGCAATGGTCTTGTAGGCCGCGTAGCCGTCGCACTGAACGATGCCGCGATAGCTCTCAAGCAGCTTCAGCCCGTGGACCGCACCGCGGCCCGGCGCATACGTGTAGGCGACGGCAGGCGGATCGATCCCGCCCCAGGGCCGATCGTCGCGGGCGATCGCCCAGAAGTACCCTTTCTTTGTGCGTCCGCGGCCCGGATCGAGCACCGGCGCCACCGTCTCGTCGACCGCGATCTTGGCCGAGCCCAGAAT is a window of Candidatus Saccharimonadia bacterium DNA encoding:
- a CDS encoding IS66 family transposase — encoded protein: MMPIDALPDDLDVLRALVSCLSSERDAAIEECRRVREQNDRLHHLLRQLQRAQFGRRSERLDHEQMQLALEDIETTIAEQDAQEDKKDTAETPADAQRKKRCANRGSLPAHLPRIHVTLAPEIAACPCCHGVMHVIGEDTAERLDVIPAQYRVIVTHRPQYACRTCEQGVVQAPALERLIKGGLPTEAMVASILVAKYAWHLPLYRQAQMLLSQGITIERATLAFWVGYAAAELKPLYLRLRELILGSAKIAVDETVAPVLDPGRGRTKKGYFWAIARDDRPWGGIDPPAVAYTYAPGRGAVHGLKLLESYRGIVQCDGYAAYKTIADDARTGDAITLAFCWVHLRRQFFDIAKGGSAPIASEGLDRIAALYAIEKMIRGKSADERRAVRQEKSKPLVLALKTWLEQQLARVSTKSVIAEVIRYGLNHWDGLVRFLDDGRIELDTNIVERSIRPIVLNRKNALFAGHDQGAENWAAIASLVETCKLYGVDPQAYFADVLTKLVNLWPASRLDELMPWGWAAQRSADRLAA